The Delphinus delphis chromosome 7, mDelDel1.2, whole genome shotgun sequence genome includes a window with the following:
- the LOC132428745 gene encoding LOW QUALITY PROTEIN: ribonucleoside-diphosphate reductase subunit M2-like (The sequence of the model RefSeq protein was modified relative to this genomic sequence to represent the inferred CDS: inserted 1 base in 1 codon; deleted 2 bases in 1 codon) has product MANIDKITVERLFVETSLFESRRGAGVWAAGEPGGRNRGAKKSGQSLRLNEFIPEGANAHYILKTVGDGVQGGACKDGGPRTCTQPHLESRDLHAAPPGIPPATVAGLQQQHLLQLLPTKGLSLADREDTPPSLSGTTRRICQEPAEPNPKSSAPRVEDEPLLKETPCRFVIFPVEYRDVWQMYKKAESSFWTAEEVDLSKDIQHWEALKPEERCFTSCVLAFSAASDSIVNENWVERLSQEVQITEARYFYGFQIAVENIHSEMDSLLIDTYIKDSKEREFLFNASETVPCVKKAADWALRRIEDKEATYGEPVVAFVAAEGIFFSGSFASILWLKKRGLMAGLTFSNELISRDEGLHCDFACLMFKHLLHKHSEQRVKETIVSAARIEHEFLTEALTVELIRMNCALMKQYVEFVADRLMLELGFSKVFRVENPFDFMEDISXEGKTNFSEKRVGKYQRMGVTSSPTENSFTLDADF; this is encoded by the exons ATGGCTAATATTGATAAAATTACGGTAGAAAG GCTCTTTGTGGAAACCTCCCTCTTTGAATCTAGAAGAGGAGCAGGGGTGTGGGCAGCGGGGGAGCCGGGCGGGAGGAACAGGGGTGCCAAGAAGAGCGGCCAG TCCCTGAGGCTGAATGAGTTTATTCCGGAGGGAGCCAATGCTCACTACATCCTGAAGACTGTCGGGGATGGGGTCCAGGGTGGGGCGTGTAAG GACGGAGGGCCCAGGACCTGCACACAGCCCCACCTGGAGTCCCGCGACCTGCACGCAGCCCCACCTGGCATCCCGCCCGCCACTGTCGCtggcctgcagcagcagcatctccTTCAGCTCTTGCCTACGAAGGGGCTCAGCCTGGCGGACCGGGAGGACACTCCCCCGTCGCTCAGTGGGACCACAAGGAGGATCTGCCAGGAGCCCGCCGAGCCGAACCCTAAGTCATCTGCCCCCAGGGTGGAGGATGAACCA CTTCTGAAAGAAACCCCCTGCCGCTTTGTCATCTTTCCTGTCGAATATCGTGATGTTTGGCAGATGTATAAGAAAGCGGAGTCTTCCTTCTGGACAGCTGAGGAGGTGGACCTTTCCAAGGACATTCAGCACTGGGAAGCCCTGAAGCCTGAGGAGAGATGTTTCACTTCGTGTGTTCTGGCTTTCTCTGCAGCAAGTGATAGCATAGTAAATGAAAACTGGGTGGAGCGGCTTAGCCAAGAAGTTCAGATTACGGAAGCCCGTTATTTCTATGGCTTCCAAATTGCCGTGGAAAACATACATTCTGAAATGGACAGTCTCCTCATTGACACTTACATTAAAGATTCCAAAGAAAGGGAATTCCTCTTCAATGCCAGTGAGACAGTGCCTTGTGTAAAGAAGGCGGCAGATTGGGCCTTGCGCCGGATCGAAGACAAAGAGGCTACGTACGGAGAACCTGTCGTAGCCTTTGTCGCAGCGGAAGGAATCTTCTTTTCTGGttcttttgcatctatattgTGGCTCAAGAAACGAGGACTGATGGCCGGCCTCACATTTTCCAATGAACTTATTAGCAGAGACGAGGGTTTACACTGTGACTTTGCCTGCCTGATGTTCAAACACCTGCTACACAAACATTCGGAGCAGAGAGTCAAAGAAACAATCGTCAGTGCAGCTAGGATAGAACACGAGTTCCTCACGGAAGCCCTGACAGTGGAGCTCATCAGGATGAATTGCGCTTTGATGAAGCAGTACGTCGAATTCGTGGCAGACAGACTTATgctggagctgggttttagcaaGGTTTTCAGAGTAGAAAATCCATTTGACTTTATGGAGGATATTT CTGAAGGGAAGACTAACTTCTCTGAGAAGAGAGTAGGCAAGTATCAGAGGATGGGAGTGACGTCCAGTCCGACAGAGAATTCCTTTACCTTGGATGCTGACTTCTAA